The following is a genomic window from Garra rufa chromosome 4, GarRuf1.0, whole genome shotgun sequence.
caagcaaaataatctgccagtggggtaagaaaaaaaaatcttattccaCACTGCAAAAAGATGCCTTCAAATTTTTTgttgttaaatataaataattttacttatctacaaaatccttcctgatttaagattttttagatattttgactggaaacaagacaaaaaaatctaagtaaagcATTCTTTGCAgtgcaaacagaaaacaagattatttttcctaCCCTACTGGCAAATTATTTTGATTGTTCCAAGAAAAAATGCACttgattttgacttgtttttttttttcctgaaaacaagacaataatttttacttgtctagaaaatccttcttgatttaagaatttttagatattttggctggaaacaagacaaaaaaatctaagaaagaaacattttttgcagtgcaaacagaaaacaagattgtttttcttaccccattggcagaatatttagcttgtttcaagaaaaaatgcacttgtttcggaaaacaagacaaacatttttacttgtgtagaaaatccttcttgatttaagaatttttagatatttttaatggaaaaaaagaccaaaaatgcttttcttacttagatgttttgtcttgtgttCAGCCCAAACATctagaaattcttaaatcaggaaggattttctagacaagtaaaaattgtattgttttcagaaaaaaaagaacaagcaaaataatctgccagtggggtaagacattttttttttttatttcaaactgaaattatttttcttacccctttggcagattatttagcttgtttcaagaaaaaaaatgcacttgacttgtttttttcttcttgatttaagaaattttaatattttttggctggggaaaaaaaaacaagtaaattcTGAAATGCAGCCCTACTTTTCATAAGATTGAAGGCAAAGGTGATTTGTAAAATTGCTCCTTTTCCTAAACCTCTTACCACACTCAGTGCACTGCAACTTCTTGAcagaatgagtttgcaaatgacTTTTCAGATCTTTTTGACTTGTGAAACTCCtctcacactgaagacaggagAAAGTCTTCTCTCCGGAGTGAATTCTCACGTGAGTCTTGAGGTTTGCTTCGTTCGTGCAACTAATTCCACAGTGATTGCATGTAAAACTGTTCTCTCTCAAGTGAATCCCCATGTggtaattgaggctttctttgcgcgtgaaactcttcccacactgatggCATGTGAacggcctctctccagtgtgagttctcatgtgagtCTTCAGATTTCCCTTTCGATTAAGCGTTTTCCCGCACAGTTTGCAgctgaaaggtttctctccggcGTGAAGAATCATGTGAGTATGAAGGGGTCCTTTATGCGAGAAACTCTTTCCGCACTTAACGcatgtgaacggtttctctccagtgtgaatcctcatgtgagtcttaagactTTCTTTTCGTGggaaactccttccacactgatcacatgtgaaaggcttctctccggtgtgaactctcatgtggactttaaggtttcctttctGATTGTAacgctttccacactgttggcaggcgAAATTACCTCTAGTTTCAGTCTTTGGACCACTTTTTTGAGAGGTCATAATCTCATGATGATTCTCATTTTGATATTTCTCCTCTGTTTCGTTTAGCTCTTGACTCTCTTCTTTCAGCACAATCTTGTCTAAGGCGAAAAGAGAACAATTCATGTTAACCCTGGTTTACTGGCACAAAGCAAGAaacattaaatcatttaaaagcatCAGAATCAGCTGTAAGCAGTAATAACAGACTCAAGCACTAACAGTGTACAATTAaacatgttaaagggatagttcacccaaaaataaaaatgagatgTTTATCTGCTGtttatccaagatgtaggtgactttgtttattcagtagaacacaaattaagatttttaactcaaaccgttgcagtctgttagccatataatggcagtcaatgtgCAACAAATCTGTaagagtaaaaaaataaacatacatagacaaatccaaattaaaccctgcggctcgtgacgatacattgaggtcttaagacaaaaaaaaaaaaaaaaaagatcggtctgtgcaaaaaaactgAACTCAGTGTTTAGACAGTGCATAGCGGCTACTCAAAATgctaattacttgtgcttatcttgATTCTG
Proteins encoded in this region:
- the LOC141333965 gene encoding uncharacterized protein → MAVIKVESEDMRIEEVFRVKQEDTEEQIDKIVLKEESQELNETEEKYQNENHHEIMTSQKSGPKTETRGNFACQQCGKRYNQKGNLKVHMRVHTGEKPFTCDQCGRSFPRKESLKTHMRIHTGEKPFTCVKCGKSFSHKGPLHTHMILHAGEKPFSCKLCGKTLNRKGNLKTHMRTHTGERPFTCHQCGKSFTRKESLNYHMGIHLRENSFTCNHCGISCTNEANLKTHVRIHSGEKTFSCLQCERSFTSQKDLKSHLQTHSVKKLQCTECGKRFRKRSNFTNHLCLQSYEK